The Vigna angularis cultivar LongXiaoDou No.4 chromosome 6, ASM1680809v1, whole genome shotgun sequence genome contains the following window.
AAAGATTGTCACATTACTAATCTTGATGTTCTTCGTGTTGAATTGAAGAATAACCTAAGAGATAAGAAATTTTTGCTTGTGCTTGATGACCTTTGGAATGAAAAGTATAACGATTGGCATAACCTAATAGCACCTTTCAGAAGTGGGAGAAAGGGAAGTAAAATCATTATTACAACCAGACAACAAAGAGTTGCACAGGTCACACATACATTTCCTACTTACGAGCTGAAACCTCTTAGTGATGAAAATTGTTGGCGCATACTGGCCAGACATGCATTTGGAAGTGAAAACTTCCATAATTATCCAATCTTAGAAGAAGTTGGGAAAAAAATTGCAAGAAAATGTAATGGTCTTCCATTGGCAGCTAAAACATTGGGAGGCCTTTTGAGATCAAATGTTGATGTTGGGGAATGGAATAGAATTCTGAACAGCAATATGTGGGCACATGATGATGTTTTACCAGCTTTGCGCATAAGTTATTTTCATCTTCCAGCACATTTGAAGAGATGTTTTGCTTATTGCTCCATTTTTCCAAAACAACATTTGTTGGATAGGAAggaattaattttgttatggaTGGCTGAAGGCTTTCTTCAACACATTCATGAAGACGAAGAAATGGAATCAGTGGGAAATGACTGTTTCAATGAGTTATTATCTAGATCCTTAATTCAAAAAGAGAATGCTGTTGCAGAGGAAAATTTTCGAATGCATGACCTCATCTATGATTTAGCTAGACTTGTGTCTGGAAGAAGTTCTTACCACTTTGATGGCAGTGAAATCCCAAGAACCGTTCGCCATATATCATTTCTCAGAGAGATGTTTGATATCTCTGAAAAATTTGAGGGCTTGTATGAGCTGAAGTGTTTGCGGACCTTTCTACCACGATTGTCATATCCATTTGTTCAATGTTACTTGACCAAAATGGTATCACATGGTTGGCTGCCAAAACTAAGATGTTTGCGAATACTTTCGTTGTCTAAATACACAAACATCACTGAGTTGCCTAATTCGATTGGCAATTTGTTGCACTTGAGGTATCTGGATCTTTCCTACACCTCAATTGAAAGCTTGCCCGATGAAACATTTATGCTTTACAATTTGCAAACTTTGATATTATCAAATTGTGAATCTCTTATTCAATTGCCGCAGAAGATAGGAAATCTGACTAACTTACGCCACCTTGACATCAGTGACACTAATTTGACAGAGATGCCAACACAAATATGCAACTTACAAGAACTCCGTACCTTGACAGTTTTTATTGTTGGAAGACAAGATGGACTAAGTATCAGAGATTTATCCAAATTTCCCTATCTTCAGGGCAAGCTTTCCATCATGAACCTGCAAAATGTCGTCAATCTTGTGGACGTTTTCGGggccaatttaaataaaaaagagcaGATCGAGGAGCTTATTCTAGGATGGGGCAGTGATCCACAAGAGCCGCAGTTTGAAAAGGATGTACTTGACAACTTGCAGCCATCAACAAATTTGAAGAAACTCAGTGTCAAATACTATGGTGGCACTTCCTTTCCAAATTGGATtggaaatttttcattttccaagaTCACAGTCCTTACTGTAAGTGACTGCAACAATTGTTTGTCACTTCCACCGTTTGGACAACTACCTTCTCTGAAGGAGCTTGTTATCAAAAGGATGAAAATGGTGAAGAAAGTTGGTCATGAGTTCTATGGCAGCAATGTAGACTCACAGTTGTTTCAGCCATTTCAATCACTGGAGAATCTGGAATTTGAAGATATGTCAGAGTGGCAGGAATGGCTACCATGTGAGAGTGAAGGAAGAAActttatttttccatgtcttAAGACTTTGTACCTCTGCAAGTGCCCCAAGCTGAGAGGAACCTTGCCAACTCATCTACCTTCATTGACAAATGTGATTTTCTCAGAGTGCAACCAGCTGGTGACAGAATTAGCTGATGTGCATTGGAATAAATCAATTGAAGCAATACATATTGCAGAGGGACAAGAAGCCTTGTTGTCTATGCTTGACAACTTCTCCTATTGTGAGCTATTGATTGAAAAGTGTGATAGCTTACTATGTTTGCCCAGAATGCTACTTGCTGCAAATTGTCTTCAAAAGTTGACTCTTACAAATATCCCATCTTTGATTTACTTCCCAGCTGATTGTTTGCTCACATCATTGCGCTCACTTGAAATTTGGCATTGTAGAAACTTAGAGTTCATATCTCACAATACATGTCCAAAATTCACATCACTTGAAACACTGAGAATATGGAATAGTTGCTGCTCCATGACATGTTTTTCATTAGGTTGTTTACCTGTCCTTCAAGAGCTTAATATCCGTTTTATTCCCAACTTGGCAGCAATTACTACTCGAGGAGGAGAAGCAGCTCCGAAATTAGTTGATTTTATTGTCACTGATTGTGAGAAACTCAGATCACTTCCAAATCAAATTGATCTCCCTTCCCTTGAACACTTGGATCTATCTGGGCTTCCCATGCTAGAATCATTGTCTCCAAGGTGTTTGCCTTCTTGTTTAAGATCACTTCATGTTGATGTTGGCATACTATCATCTGTATCCAAAAAAGAGTTAAGTGTGCTATTCCAACGCCTATCTTCTCTGTCACATCTTCTACTCAAGGGTCTTGGTGAAGAAGATCTTGTTAACACTCTTCTGAAGCAGCAGTCCCTGCCTACTTCCCTAGAATATATGTTCCTTCATAATTTCAATGACTTAAAGTTGTTGGAAGGAAAAGGGCTTCAAAATCTCACTTCTCTCCAAATGCTTCAAATGTATAACTGTCCTAGTATTGAGTCCTTACCAGAGGGTCAACTTCCACACTCTCTTCAAGTACTCAGTCTTAGGGAGTGCCCTTTACTGGAAGCAAGATATCAAAATCATAATGGGAAATACTGGTATAAAATTGCTCACATTCCTGCAATCAAGATAAATGAAAAAGTCATAATATGACTTGTTGCATGAATAAGAGTCATAAATAGGTAAATAAATGCTTCAATTGTTTTGAAATGTGCCATGTTAAATTGTTAATGTTAAGccaattttatatttagagaaagaaatttgtCTGTCAGACTTCCTGCTGACAACCACATCAataattattgattgattgaccTTCTGTTTTAACCTGCTTTGGATTGTTGAGTACAGAATGATAATACATGTACTTCAAAtcgtttttattattaaatagacCTTTAGAAATAAGcattaaaacatgtttaattgGAGATTTTTAAAGTACTGCTAAAGCACCTGGTGAGAAGAAAAGTAAGTATTATGACAGTACTTTATAGAGTAGATTACATAAATCCATTGCTAAAACGATGGCATTGACAGGACGCAAATGCAGAAAGATAATGGTAGAGTA
Protein-coding sequences here:
- the LOC108343941 gene encoding putative disease resistance RPP13-like protein 1 isoform X1, translated to MALCMVGEALISACVEILIKRIASREFRDFFSSRKLNISLLDELKTKLLVLNAVLNDAEEKQITDSAVKQWLDELRDVVLDAEDLLDEINTHALRCKGEGKSRKFATKVRSLLSSSFKNFYRGMNSKFEAISRRLEQFVRQKDILGLQSVSRRVSYRAVTDSLVDSVVVARENDRERLLSMLLCDDGDGMSNDVEVITVLGMGGLGKTTLVQCLYNDCEVQSHFDMTGWACVSDDFDILKVTKKIVESLTSKDCHITNLDVLRVELKNNLRDKKFLLVLDDLWNEKYNDWHNLIAPFRSGRKGSKIIITTRQQRVAQVTHTFPTYELKPLSDENCWRILARHAFGSENFHNYPILEEVGKKIARKCNGLPLAAKTLGGLLRSNVDVGEWNRILNSNMWAHDDVLPALRISYFHLPAHLKRCFAYCSIFPKQHLLDRKELILLWMAEGFLQHIHEDEEMESVGNDCFNELLSRSLIQKENAVAEENFRMHDLIYDLARLVSGRSSYHFDGSEIPRTVRHISFLREMFDISEKFEGLYELKCLRTFLPRLSYPFVQCYLTKMVSHGWLPKLRCLRILSLSKYTNITELPNSIGNLLHLRYLDLSYTSIESLPDETFMLYNLQTLILSNCESLIQLPQKIGNLTNLRHLDISDTNLTEMPTQICNLQELRTLTVFIVGRQDGLSIRDLSKFPYLQGKLSIMNLQNVVNLVDVFGANLNKKEQIEELILGWGSDPQEPQFEKDVLDNLQPSTNLKKLSVKYYGGTSFPNWIGNFSFSKITVLTVSDCNNCLSLPPFGQLPSLKELVIKRMKMVKKVGHEFYGSNVDSQLFQPFQSLENLEFEDMSEWQEWLPCESEGRNFIFPCLKTLYLCKCPKLRGTLPTHLPSLTNVIFSECNQLVTELADVHWNKSIEAIHIAEGQEALLSMLDNFSYCELLIEKCDSLLCLPRMLLAANCLQKLTLTNIPSLIYFPADCLLTSLRSLEIWHCRNLEFISHNTCPKFTSLETLRIWNSCCSMTCFSLGCLPVLQELNIRFIPNLAAITTRGGEAAPKLVDFIVTDCEKLRSLPNQIDLPSLEHLDLSGLPMLESLSPRCLPSCLRSLHVDVGILSSVSKKELSVLFQRLSSLSHLLLKGLGEEDLVNTLLKQQSLPTSLEYMFLHNFNDLKLLEGKGLQNLTSLQMLQMYNCPSIESLPEGQLPHSLQVLSLRECPLLEARYQNHNGKYWYKIAHIPAIKINEKVII
- the LOC108343941 gene encoding putative disease resistance protein At3g14460 isoform X2, which produces MLLCDDGDGMSNDVEVITVLGMGGLGKTTLVQCLYNDCEVQSHFDMTGWACVSDDFDILKVTKKIVESLTSKDCHITNLDVLRVELKNNLRDKKFLLVLDDLWNEKYNDWHNLIAPFRSGRKGSKIIITTRQQRVAQVTHTFPTYELKPLSDENCWRILARHAFGSENFHNYPILEEVGKKIARKCNGLPLAAKTLGGLLRSNVDVGEWNRILNSNMWAHDDVLPALRISYFHLPAHLKRCFAYCSIFPKQHLLDRKELILLWMAEGFLQHIHEDEEMESVGNDCFNELLSRSLIQKENAVAEENFRMHDLIYDLARLVSGRSSYHFDGSEIPRTVRHISFLREMFDISEKFEGLYELKCLRTFLPRLSYPFVQCYLTKMVSHGWLPKLRCLRILSLSKYTNITELPNSIGNLLHLRYLDLSYTSIESLPDETFMLYNLQTLILSNCESLIQLPQKIGNLTNLRHLDISDTNLTEMPTQICNLQELRTLTVFIVGRQDGLSIRDLSKFPYLQGKLSIMNLQNVVNLVDVFGANLNKKEQIEELILGWGSDPQEPQFEKDVLDNLQPSTNLKKLSVKYYGGTSFPNWIGNFSFSKITVLTVSDCNNCLSLPPFGQLPSLKELVIKRMKMVKKVGHEFYGSNVDSQLFQPFQSLENLEFEDMSEWQEWLPCESEGRNFIFPCLKTLYLCKCPKLRGTLPTHLPSLTNVIFSECNQLVTELADVHWNKSIEAIHIAEGQEALLSMLDNFSYCELLIEKCDSLLCLPRMLLAANCLQKLTLTNIPSLIYFPADCLLTSLRSLEIWHCRNLEFISHNTCPKFTSLETLRIWNSCCSMTCFSLGCLPVLQELNIRFIPNLAAITTRGGEAAPKLVDFIVTDCEKLRSLPNQIDLPSLEHLDLSGLPMLESLSPRCLPSCLRSLHVDVGILSSVSKKELSVLFQRLSSLSHLLLKGLGEEDLVNTLLKQQSLPTSLEYMFLHNFNDLKLLEGKGLQNLTSLQMLQMYNCPSIESLPEGQLPHSLQVLSLRECPLLEARYQNHNGKYWYKIAHIPAIKINEKVII